The following nucleotide sequence is from Candidatus Hydrogenedens sp..
TTTCGGTAGAAATTGAAACTACTGCTGAAGAAGCCCGTTCTGCAATTTGGGCAAAGGCTTCTCCTAAATTCTTTGCAGATTCAATTGCTAGATTATCTGCTTGTGCTAATGCCTTGGGAAAACTAAAATAGTTTTCTCCATTGCTGGAATTCTTTCCTTTGTAATAATTACCAAATACAAAACCAATAGACAACGCTATTATTCCAACAAACAATACGGCTCTGATTTGCTTTTTAGAAAACATGAATTTTACCTCCTTTTATAAGGTTGGTTTAATATTTCACAATAGTTTGTGTTGGTTAACAATCAACCAAATCAATATCATAAACGCTATATCTTTTAATAGAGTTTACTTGTTTCTTACTTCTCCAATGAATATTACACATTTTTACTTTGTTTATTAAATAGAAAATCATTTACTTTGATATGCATTATTATGCAATTTTGGTTCTGGAGGTATACTATTATTTAAGGGTTCATTAATAGGGTTCCACCGCACAGTTGAGCCATCTGGAAACAACATAACGTAACCTGTCTCAGGATGAGGTTCTCCTGGTGGGTTGTCTGTTGAGATAATTTGAGCACCACAAGAAAATGCTTTATCATTTTTTAATTTAGCTTTGTCGGAGTTTTGTGATTTAGGGTCACCTCCAAATACCCTGATAAAATATCCTTTTTGAACCCACATCGGTATTTCTTCATTAAAAGGGTTATCAATTATTATGGTTGCAGAGTAAGGCTTGCCAGGATATGAGTTGACAAACATTAATCGCCCTTCTAAATTTGGATGTCCCTCTAAATAAAGTTCCCTCAATTCTCTTTTATTATGAAAGATAAACATAATCTTGCCCCTTGACTCTTCCAGGGTAGGCCAGCCTTTTTTTAGTATCGCTTCTTCCAGTGTTTTGAAATCACCACGGACACTATCTGGTGTAATTATCCTATCTCTGCTCCATACAGCGAGTATGTCTTTTTCAATTCGCTCAATATCTTTCTTTATTGGGGCAGTTATAGTTTTGTCAATAATAGGTCCTTCCGATTTCCACTCAAGTAGGACACTAATTGGTACATGTTCTGGGTTTCGATTTGACCATTCACATATAACTCGTAAGCATTCCTGTAAATTCGGACAGGTACTTTTTTCGTCAAATTTGGGGACGTGCATCACCTTCCAGCCTTCAGGTGTATTATGGATATCTAACTCGAAACTACGCACACCATTATCCAATTGGACATCTAACGGTAAATGTTCATAATCCCAGTCCTCCGTTTCTTTTACGTAATTTTTCGCCCATGAAATATATTCTGGTTTTTTATGATAACTATTATGGGTTCCTATAACCTGAATTTGATTTATCCTCGGAGTTTCTACTTCTTTCAATTGTAGACTTATGAGTAAAAAGATAAAAAAATACATAATTTTTTTTATCAAAACCTTTATTTTTGTTTTTTACCATATTAGACTTCAAAATAGATTAAAAGTTTTATTATTTTTTTTGAGAGAAAAAAGTAGTAAGTTATACAATAAAAATGTTAAAATAAAGAAGATGATTCCTTTATTATGTTAAACAGTTGAAGGAGACAGTGTATTCAATATTAAACTACAACTGGGTAATAGGCTGTGGCTAAAAGAGAATTACAACCATTGAGGAAGAAAAAATTATATCAATTATTTATATTTTAAAAATTTAATATTTTTTGATAAGGAGTCATATTATGAAAAAGACATGTGAGTGTTGTGTGGTGAGAAGGGAAAAAGCTATTTTCCTGTATTCAGTATTACTTGGGCTAATGCTAATTTCTCTGGTTCAGAGTAGTTCATTTTCTCAAACGAATATTAGTTCTATTGAGGATTTACAAAAAATTGGAACCGTCTATCCACTAAATGGTTCTTACACTCTAACACAAGATATTGATGCAAGCGATACAATTAACTGGAATGGAGGTACTGGTTTTCTTCCAATAGGGACATATGCAACTCCATTTACAGGAACTTTCAATGGTAACAATAAAAAGATAACAAATTTGTGGATAAAACGAGGGACAGAAAATTATGTTGGCTTATTTGGTGGTGTAGGTGCAACGGGAAACATTGTTAACTTAACCATAGAAAATGAATGGGTAGTTGGTAAAGATTATGTTGGCGGTTTAGTCGGTAGTAATTTTGGTACCACATCTAATTGTAGAATAACAGGATTAATCGCAAGTTCTGGCAAGTATATAGGTGGCCTTATCGGATATAACAATGGTAATGCCATAAAAGTTGTTATGTAAAGGGTTCGGTCATAGGAAATTCGTGTGTGGGCGGATTAATAGGATACAAGTCAGGCGGTTCAATTTCGCAGTGTTATACAACAGGTTTTGTCTCGGGAATTACAGACAATACTGGTGGTTTGCTTGGTGAACACTGGAACGGTTCAATACAAAATAGTTATTCGTGGAGCTCAGTTAAAGGTTTTGCAAATATTGGAGGATTTATAGGTAAAAATACA
It contains:
- a CDS encoding Ca2+-dependent phosphoinositide-specific phospholipase C, with the protein product MKEVETPRINQIQVIGTHNSYHKKPEYISWAKNYVKETEDWDYEHLPLDVQLDNGVRSFELDIHNTPEGWKVMHVPKFDEKSTCPNLQECLRVICEWSNRNPEHVPISVLLEWKSEGPIIDKTITAPIKKDIERIEKDILAVWSRDRIITPDSVRGDFKTLEEAILKKGWPTLEESRGKIMFIFHNKRELRELYLEGHPNLEGRLMFVNSYPGKPYSATIIIDNPFNEEIPMWVQKGYFIRVFGGDPKSQNSDKAKLKNDKAFSCGAQIISTDNPPGEPHPETGYVMLFPDGSTVRWNPINEPLNNSIPPEPKLHNNAYQSK